Below is a genomic region from Culicoides brevitarsis isolate CSIRO-B50_1 chromosome 2, AGI_CSIRO_Cbre_v1, whole genome shotgun sequence.
ttactgattaaaataatgcaaaaaaattaaaaaaaatcttttcttttagaaaaaaatttattataaatattttttttttataatttattttaataagtttttgttcagtcctcaagttttttttttacttcaatttaaaattagtgaTTTGTTTCAATTGCTTCATCGGTCATATGTTCCGTACATCTGTCGTGCCATATTGCTTAGATGACGACGTATTTTGGTGCACCAAGACATCCTCAAAGTTGGAAGAAGAATGCGGCGCACGTTCGTTTTGTTCGATCATCCGGCGTTTTGGTCTCATAATGCCACGAACGTCATCCATGGAGACATCAAGATGTTTGAATCCGTTGAGCATGATGACGGCACAAATGACGACGAAAAAGCCACACAAATCGCCGATTATGTCTTCGGGTGACATGTTTGTCCATTCctaaaaagaaagtttttattgaaattttttttgaagtgattgaaaaaaggtaaaaatttaagagttttgacttaaaattatttttttgcgaacaaaaattgatttttttggtaagttttttttacttaatttgataaaaaattttttttagaaatttaattttcaatttgagacagaaaaataattttttttttctgttttatgttttaaattttatgtttttttctgttttaaaacgatttcaaaatgcaattttgctaattttaatatttcaaaaaaaaaaaaaaaaaaaaaattcagaaaaaaaaattcgacaaaataaacaatcaaaatttaggaaaaaaaatttaagaattaaaaaattaaaattttaagaaattttgaaagaaatgaaGGCTTCTAAccgaaattatgaatttttttattattttagatcaaaaattctcaaaatatttctttaattttaattcctttgactaaattaaatttttttatatgaagttttaaatttcaaacaaaaaaatatatttttttttaacacaatttggttgaaaatttcaatttttttgagctaaaactttacattttcttcatttttataccCAAAGATAtcagaaaatgttcaaaatcgttaaattcttcaactcaaaactcaCCTTGAACAAAATTCCCGATGCAACAATGACCAAAGAAGTGAATATCACGTAATAAATCGGCGTCACGATCGATGTATTGAAGATATCCAACGCCTTATTCAGGTAAGTCATCTGAATTCCAATGAAAACTACCgtcaaaatgatcaaaatccATGGAAAAGCTGTCGCAAAGTCATTCGATTCGCCGCTAATTGTCTCCCTAAATGCCAATCCAAGTGCTTTGCAACTCATAACTGTGAGCGATCCAATTGCGCTGCAGATAATAATGTAAATCGATACATTTTTGTGTCCATATTTGGGCGCCCAGTAAATTGCCATGAACAGCGCGAGCGTCATAATTACTCCAACATACACGATGAACGAGGTATctgttaatttttcctttaacaaCGCCAAATTCTCGACTTCTGCTTCTTTCGGCGAATGAATGACGATAATTGTCGATCCGATAATGCACAAAAAGCATCCCAGTTTGCCGAGTAAGTTCAAACGTTCATTCAGAAAGTGCGATGATAAAATTGCAGCGACAATAACTGATAATGCGCCTAATGGAGTGACTAACGATGCGGgctaaaatgcaaaaaaaaattaaaatatcaaatttttcaagaaatttagagaatttttacCGCAAATGCGTATGCTGTGAAATTCAAAGCCTCTCCAAGTCCCactgaaattcaatttaaaagcaattaacattaatttcaattaaaaaatggagTTTCTTACTCGAAATGAGCCCTGCCCACCAAACGTAATCCTTCAAATAACCGAATCCGCCTGCACTTGCTCTTAAAGAACCTTTTTTACTGAGTCTCAGAAGGCCTTTTTTCTTGATTATGAAGGAGCTTCCGATGAAAATGCTGCTGCTGACTGCCAAAAGTAGCCCAATGTAGAATTCTTTTTGATGATAAAGACTCACAGCAGCGGCGTTTGTTTGGGATTCGTCCATTTTGGTGTCGAGAAGAGGTTTTTGGGCTTCAGAAGGAACTTCGTTGGGTTTTTGTAACTAAAAGATGAactgaaaaatgacaaaaaggcTTATTGAAGGTTTATTGCAACTTTGTTATTCTAATGTGTTTCGTCGAATGCAATTCCGGGAGGTACCGTTTTTCATTCTAATGCAATTTTGAGGccaatgcaatttttataatttattcatattgcatcttatttattttttttattaaaaacatatttttttttattttttaaattaaaaattgat
It encodes:
- the LOC134830075 gene encoding magnesium transporter NIPA2; this encodes MDESQTNAAAVSLYHQKEFYIGLLLAVSSSIFIGSSFIIKKKGLLRLSKKGSLRASAGGFGYLKDYVWWAGLISMGLGEALNFTAYAFAPASLVTPLGALSVIVAAILSSHFLNERLNLLGKLGCFLCIIGSTIIVIHSPKEAEVENLALLKEKLTDTSFIVYVGVIMTLALFMAIYWAPKYGHKNVSIYIIICSAIGSLTVMSCKALGLAFRETISGESNDFATAFPWILIILTVVFIGIQMTYLNKALDIFNTSIVTPIYYVIFTSLVIVASGILFKEWTNMSPEDIIGDLCGFFVVICAVIMLNGFKHLDVSMDDVRGIMRPKRRMIEQNERAPHSSSNFEDVLVHQNTSSSKQYGTTDVRNI